In Brassica napus cultivar Da-Ae chromosome A3, Da-Ae, whole genome shotgun sequence, the sequence GGCTCTAATGTGGTTCAGAAACACAAATCAAGTATAATTGATACAAAGCTAAAATAGCAAAATGAAAAGCCTAAGATTTGGTTTGGATTAGTGTGGAATCAATTGGTTCGGTTAACATGCGCATCTAATGAATTCACCTATAGAATATTATGTTTCTAAATAAACAGTTGACAGGCTAAAACCATGCAGTATCTACTGTAACGAGAGTAGTATAATAAGTAAGAGGGAGTAGTTACCTAACGTAGCCGTATTGTAGGTTTTAATCCCGTCGATGCCGTAGTTCTTGCTACCGGAAATAATCGTCTTGGACTTGCCGTCGCCGTAGATCATAACATTCCGCATGTTCTTATCCATAACAACATTCTCCACATACGTACCAGCTTTCACGTATATAACAAACGTTGCGTTCGACTTCTTAGGGATCTTCACCACCGCCTCGTTAACCGTCCACACGTCACCGGATCCATCAGCCGCCACAATCACGTTAGGCTTTATACTCTTCGCCGAAAGTAACCGCCGCGCCCTAGGGCTCACCCAAGATGGGAACGAGTTTGAACTCAGTAGTCGTCTCCTGTGAACCGGGACACCAAAGTCGCTCAGGGTAGAGAGGATCTTAGCCACGATGGCTAGACTGTTGCTGGTGAACTCGGTGGAGTTTTTCATAGAGGATGTAAGGTTCTTCGAGACTATGGAAGTCTTGGACTCTGACTGGTTAGGGCTGATCTCGGCGAGGGTGTCGAAACATGTCTCGTAGTACGTTATGGCTGCGGTGAGCCACGTCTTGAGATCTTCTATCTTACCAGAGTTCAAGATGTTCTTACCGTCTCCTACCTCCATGGAGGAGACAGTATCGTTGACACTATCCATCGCCACGTCTAGCATCTCATCACAAACACGAAGGGCTGATTTGATCCCCTCATCGTCAGTCTCTTCCGCTAGCTTCTTCGGCAAGTCGGAGATGGAAGCGAGCTCGTCGACCACCACCTTCAGGGACAGCCTGAAGATAACCACCGGATCCGTCGTGTTGGACGATGGAATCTTCGAGATGCTAGAGATACAAGCATCAGGGAACCGAGTGACGCTGCACACGCTCTTGAGCGAAGCAGCTGGAGTCAACTTGGGAGTTGAGCTAGGGGACGAGCCATGTGGATCGTTTTTCTGGCTACGAGCAACGGCGACGGCAGCGCCGATGATAATACCGAGGAAAACCACGACGGAGGCTACCACAATAAACAAACGTTTGTACGCCTTTTTCTTCAAGGCCACTTCTTGAGCTTCATCATCTACTTTGAAGTATCCTTTGGCTGAATTTGGAGTATCCATACAAACCAATATCAAACGGTTCTAGGGTTTTTGGTTCGTTTGTGTGTGTTTAATTGATTAAGTGATGATGCGGCTTTATAGTAGTAGTGGAATGTGAATATTTCTTTGACTCTATGCGTAAATTCCTTTTAAGGAAATGATGATTCATTGTATGCTGTCATGAATTAATTCAAATCTATCTTCATTAGATAGTTTCCTTATTCAGTTTTACCATATCTTAAATTGAATATTGTATATTCAAAGCAAAATATTCTATCAAGGCTGGCAGAATAGGAGAAAGTCGATTTAGTACATATAGCATATTGGTCGATCGGTATTATTGTATAAGAAAggttaaaatattaaatgctCAATTAAAACAAGTAAGGAGTTTTTCAAACTTCAAAGTCTAATGATCTTTTTCTGTTTCTTCATCGAtgtcaattaattatttttggttatttatcgTCTGATGTTTGGATTTTAATGGGCGGAAATGTCTTCAcaatattttggttatttttgtcTGATTGAGCATTTTAATGAATGCTTATGTTTATGTCATGATTTTATCTAAGATATCTACTCTAATATTTGTTATTAAGTCTTACTCTTTTTAGTATTTACTATTTGGAAACTTTAAATGTTTGGGATAATAACTTAATGGTATAGTTAATGAGATATTGTGTTGATTTTACATTAATTTTGGGATCAGCTTCTTGCAGAATACTACATAACTTTTGCTGTCTAACTTCTATATATACCATTTGTTGAAATATCGTGCTCaaagaatatttatttgtaGGGAGGTTAATTGGTTCATTTGTCCTCTAAATGATTCAGATTTCCTTTATTGGAGGGTGCATTTTGTCTCCAATACGAATGTGTGATTTCATGGTCTAGAAAGTCAATATATGAAAAAGTGTTATTACGGATATTCTCCATAAAGTTGGAAACAAACAAACTttggaaacaaacaaacaaactcttaccaaaaaaaaagttggaaaCAAACAGCTGTTTAAAAGAGATGGACAAACAGATTAATGCCAGAAAAATGAGCTTGATTAGAGCATGGCCAACGGTTGCGTTCTACATAGAGTTCTAAACCAATTagttaaatgaaaaataaaaattgctgAGAAATATAGGAAAAATGTGTCAAGAGTTCTCTGCACACACTCTTTAAAAATCGATTTGGAATTTTCTTTGCCAACTGCTCACATGTTACTAGTCTTTTTTTcaacaattaataaaattttattatctaatcaaaatatatttaaataataatatttttacatttagtTATGCATTTTGAGTTTCTCTCTGTTAGAAATGCTCTTAGAAGTTAGAAAGCACGTCTGAATATCTAATGTAATTAATATCTTCTCTCACGCCCTGAAGGCTAACTCATTTAAATGAATCGGGTAACCAACAAATCCATGACCATTAGTTGGATTACTAACAAGTTTTGTTAATTGACTATCTAACAAGTTCTAGACTCTAATGTCTACGCTAGTATTCGATGATCCGCTCAAAGTACGAAATAACTCAAGTAAATTTTACACTTAGTGGTATTTATATCTTTTGTAAGAAAACTCATAAATATTGCAAAGGTTTAAAGGAGGGTCACTGGTACCGGTACCTTATAATAGACTTATGCATGTATAGCAAGATAGTTTCATCTGTTTTATAGCACACTGTCTAGACATTacgaaaataaacaaatatgaaGAACAAAATTTCGTTGACAACAAAAAGTGAATAGAAAGTTCTAAGAGATTTGTCCAAAAAAAGTTTGAAGAGAAAAACACATGGTTTTTTAATCGCGAACATAAAACATCACCATTATCAATAGGCAACATCTCTTATCTCACAATTCCATATTCTGAAGACCCAAATTTTCCCATTCTCTTATCTCGTTTCCAATACTACGATCTaagacaaaattaaaaaaatatgtaacgCTAGGAAACAAACAAcattatgatttatttattaaatcaataattattcGACCAACAACAACACCATGTAGAAGTAAACAACAATAATATCTCACAGACCGAGTGAGAAAGGGAAACCGGTCGAAGCTAACCAGCCTCCACCACCGATAAACTGACCAGCAGTATATGGCTCAGCCTCAGCAGCATCTGTTATTACCTTAAAGTCTTTCCACTTCACTCTATCTCCAGTTCCAGCCCCTGCTCCTGTGTTCGCATACTCTCTGTATGTTAAAGTGTTCAACGCAAAAGTTCCGCTCCACTCGAACCACCCTTCGGGTCTGATCACGTCAGAGATATCCGACTGCATTATCACCGTATGCGAATACTCCTTCCACGGCCGACCAAGATACGTAGGAAAACTACTTTTCACAGACAGTAAATCTGACGTGGCACCAATCCGACAATTCTGGATAACTATCCCGGTGTTCTGGTTAGGGTCAGTTCGTCCTTGGGCTGTGACCATGTTTTTCTGGCCGGGGCCTGGTCGGCGGGCGTGGATGTCGCAGTCTTGGAGAACGACGGCGGCGTTTCCGAAGATGAAGTCGACGGTTCCGACGATGAGACAGTTGACGAAGAACTGACGGTTAGAGTGGACGTAGAGAGTGTCTTGGTAAGCTAACATGTCGCATTGGTAGAAAGCGGAGAAGTCAGAACCGACACGTAGAGCCACCGCTTGTTCCTTCGACGGACCCGCCGTGTTCTGGAAAGTGATGTCACGCGCTAAAAATCTTTCGCCGACGACAGCTAGGTcccataaaagaaaatatcaattagtttttttttttcaaaataaaaagtttaacgGTATCTTTTCTTGTTTTGCAGGAATCTTACTGTATTTTGTTTTTGCGGGAATCTCACTTTTAGTTTAACGGATATAcgcttttattttcttataaattattttaaataaacaaaaatgtctTACAGACTTCAAAATCAAAGTGCATTTAATAAAAGCACAAGTATGTAGAGggaatatctaaaaataattaagatgaCAATAACAATATTTAAATTGTTTGAATATCTTAAAActtatagatttttgtaaaagtATCTCAAATGAGATAATTTGAGATATTTTGCAAAAGTTTTAAACATTTGAGATACTCAATCAATTTAAATTTGAGatacttttattaaatttattaacttttataatatttacactaattttttttaaaaatattcaaagaattttgttattttatctttttagatacttatttaaatatttgagcTTTTAGAGCAGCTCCAAAAGTAATACTCCTTCTATATCAATTTAACTGGTGTTTaaggattttgattttgtttcaaaataagttaTGTTTTCACAATTTTAGGTAAAATTTAATggcatttgaaatttttgaccaattataaaatactgtattttttattggttaaattagttttatttaatgtaattaaagtcaattacataaaattttgtatttttttaatatttgtgcaaAAACTTTGAACACCTCAATGATACAGAGGGAGGGAGTATCAAGACAAATATCTCACTAATACCAAggattacaaaaacaaaaaaaaaatggagagatTAAGAAGAGAAGTATCTCTGCACGGATGTTTTTAGAAGAAGATTAAGCAAAATGTCCATGTTTGAATGGttcaaactaaataaatgaAGTAAAAATTAACCTTTTTAACAAAACTAcaacataatattaatataaaacctGACAAATACTTATTTTGGAGATATTGTCCAAAAATTGACACTCTGTGAACGATGTGACAAATGTAAATAAGGGACAAGATCGGATTGAAAAGTCAAGAGCaatgaacaagaaagaaaaaaggtaGGAAAGAGAAAAGGTAATGAAGTAAAGGCTCTATTCACTAGTGGATGGTTGGTATGAGCAATTGAGCATGGATCGAAATATCTGGAGTTCTAAATGTATGCATAAACCTATTTGTTTTggggaaaattggaaaaatgggacactttgaacttttgtttgtcACAATAAGACTTCTCATACTTTTGGTAATTCTGGACATGTTTTACCCTTTTTTAATGGGAAAAATagtaaattgaattttaaaaatgtaaaaaaatatgaaaactgttggaaacataagtatgacaatatatatgtttaaactttaaaaaaaaaaaattgaaatcatattttattttatcttctagcTACAATTAGAATACTCATTCTGGTAATCTACCTAGTTTATATGtctgattctaagttttaaacatagatatatCAAGGGTATATACCGTAAACTAACTTTTCTTGTATATTCTAGCAAAGATAGAATCAGTtacgttataatcaagaaagatgtATTCGGTATACCTACAGCTCGATAACGATATATAGCCACAACTCAATGATATATGTCAGTTATATTACGAGACATAACTTGTTCTGCCTTTTACCTTATATGACGCCTACATGAAGAATACATTTTTCACCTACTATACGGTGTTCTGCTTAGGTAGTGTACATATTCtaggcaaaccgtgaaaatatGGAAACTTTCATATTCAGTTAAAGAAGTTTTCTAATTCTAAACTAAATCTAACATAAATCtctcaaaatatatttgaaaatattttatccaCGTTCTTTTTCTCCTCCTCCCACgatctttttctctttgtttgtgtttctctcttcttcatccataAAATCACCTCTTTTCTCTATCAGTACAACATGGTTCTAATCTATGTTATTTTGTCTTGTTTATTATATCATTCTCTTACCCATAAATACCGAGATTGTATGCCTCTTTACTCTACAAAATTAACGGTGAGAGTTTATGTAAGTGATGACTACTAAATGTTGCCACTTGCTTACCTTTATTGTCCAGTTTTACcattttcttgtttgtttctgtttcttgGAATATAATGTATGCCATGTATcgtattatttatgaaatttatgtATTGTGTGAAGACGTCAAACAACTTCATGCCAACAAGAAAAGCAAGACAAACATTCAAGATCAACTTCATGCAAACAACTTAAACAATATgctatggaaaaaaaaaagtgaactgCAATGAGCTAACACTACATGGTAGGAGTAAAAACAAAAGCTTGGGACTGAACAAGAGTGTAATCAAGCTGTTGCAAAACGCCGGATTTAAATTTCATAGCTGTCTTTGTGTTCCAGATTGAGCTTGCTTGATCACATCAAGACCCTTGGATCAAAGCTATCACAGACTTCGGTTAAGCTCAATCTTGGTTAGCTATCACAGACATCAAGACCATTTCCTTCCTCACTGAGTCTGACTTGGATTGGTGCAACGTTAGGGGGATTCACCAATCCTTTGTCATCTCCATAAGTCAATATCATCACTccaatcttcaaaacaaatgtTAGAAACTTCAATAGTAAGTTTCATATGAGCAAGCACAAATACTTttatacaaaactaaaaaaagattTTCAAGATTTTCTTACCGTTATGGCACTATAAGCCCAAGAATTCGCCACACCTTTTACTTTTTCCTTCTTTATTTGTGAATGTGATGTCAAACATCTTTGCACCTTGTATACCACGACCAGTTTCTGGTATGAAAGCCTAAAACATAATCGCATTTACTGATTTGTAAATAAAGAGACTACATGACAACTTATAAATACATCAGTCCAagtttttaaatgtaatttttaccTCAACGCTTGTGGTATAACGTGCACCTGCAAACTTCTTCTCACTCTTCATACCTTTTACAACTGGGACTGCAAAATACTCTTCATAAATGTGACGGTAATGGTCCAAAGCCTCAAGaacctaaaaaaattaaacacagaaattaacatgtttttcaagtatataaatgtttaaggtttagatcacgaagaaaaaaaaactagtgtTACCTCTTTATCTGCGTCTTCTTTTGTGGCGTGAACAGTGTGTCCTTGCCAGAGGAACTCTCGGCTCCTGCGATGATTATAATTCAAGATTCAAACACACTTAAAactattaagtgtcttaactCAAGAACTTATTAATCTAAGAACACTTTTATTTCGTAATGAACCGTCGAAACTCGTACGATTTCGTTTTTTCGTATGTGAGAACGAAGAGGAGGATGACGAAAACGAGATTAAAGACTAACCATCTGACGAAACATCGATGAAGAACAATGATTTTCCAAGAACCCTAAATCGCCATGAATGAAGTCAAGAGCTACGGCAGAGaaaagaagattaaaaaaaattagggcaACTTTACGGGTTTTACC encodes:
- the LOC106439359 gene encoding pectinesterase 1-like; amino-acid sequence: MDTPNSAKGYFKVDDEAQEVALKKKAYKRLFIVVASVVVFLGIIIGAAVAVARSQKNDPHGSSPSSTPKLTPAASLKSVCSVTRFPDACISSISKIPSSNTTDPVVIFRLSLKVVVDELASISDLPKKLAEETDDEGIKSALRVCDEMLDVAMDSVNDTVSSMEVGDGKNILNSGKIEDLKTWLTAAITYYETCFDTLAEISPNQSESKTSIVSKNLTSSMKNSTEFTSNSLAIVAKILSTLSDFGVPVHRRRLLSSNSFPSWVSPRARRLLSAKSIKPNVIVAADGSGDVWTVNEAVVKIPKKSNATFVIYVKAGTYVENVVMDKNMRNVMIYGDGKSKTIISGSKNYGIDGIKTYNTATLGVLGSGFIMKDIGIINTAGPEKGQAVAFRSGSDHSVYYQCSFDGYQDTLYPQAKRQFYRDCDVTGTVDFIFGSAAVVFQGCNIRPRQPLPKQYNTITAQGKKEENLHSGTVIQGCTITANGNVTAATYLGRPWKPYSTTVFMQSEIGALVGAAGWMRWDAGVDPPSTILYGEYKNSGPGAGVTKRVNWAGYKPTMSAAEAGRFTVDAFINEEDWLPAMGVPYQPSFF